The Leifsonia williamsii genome includes a region encoding these proteins:
- a CDS encoding MFS transporter, with protein MRSPSTSSSSSSSSSLFGQRDFRLLLAGQTTSQLGAQVSGVAIPLLAVATLHASAFEVGLLGAASTIAFAVLGLPAGAWIDRVRRRPVLVASDLVRAVLLATIPLAWMLGVLSVWQLLVVSLLVGVARVFFDVGYRSYLPAVIGRDRVLAGNSSLEFVRASGQVAGPALGGVLVAALGAALVVLVQAVTFAVSAACLLGIRAREGRAGAAGAYVLPAQAETEERAASVSDTDGLVPETEEIRRPETRESSLPRGHAEPAEGAASVSGTAGGGRRSRMGADIAEGLRVVFHTRVLRATAVASAVSNFAFAVASAVNIVFLSRTLGLPPAVIGVVIAVGSVTVMIGAAFTTRLAGAVGSARIIWLSLAVTTPLSLATAFAQPGWWTLLVVVGIAAGELGQIVYAITNVSLRQQIVPDRLLGRVNATMQVVVMGLFPLGAIIGGVLGEVIGARWTVLAAGVLLLCCPILLGKALRGARDVEDVVEVAAG; from the coding sequence GTGAGGTCTCCCTCCACTTCTTCTTCATCGTCGTCTTCGTCGTCGCTTTTCGGGCAGCGCGACTTCCGGCTGCTGCTGGCCGGGCAGACGACCAGTCAGCTCGGCGCGCAGGTCAGCGGCGTCGCCATCCCGCTGCTCGCGGTCGCGACCCTCCACGCGTCGGCGTTCGAGGTGGGGCTGCTCGGCGCCGCCTCCACGATCGCGTTCGCCGTGCTCGGGCTGCCCGCCGGCGCGTGGATCGACCGCGTGCGGCGCCGGCCGGTGCTCGTCGCGAGCGATCTGGTGCGCGCGGTGCTGCTCGCGACCATCCCGCTCGCGTGGATGCTCGGGGTGCTGAGCGTGTGGCAGCTACTGGTCGTCTCCCTCCTGGTCGGCGTCGCGCGCGTGTTCTTCGACGTCGGCTACCGCTCATACCTGCCGGCGGTGATCGGCCGCGACCGCGTGCTCGCCGGCAACTCGTCGCTGGAATTCGTGCGCGCCTCCGGGCAGGTGGCAGGGCCGGCGCTGGGCGGGGTGCTGGTGGCGGCGCTCGGGGCCGCGCTGGTGGTGCTGGTGCAGGCGGTGACGTTCGCGGTGTCGGCGGCGTGCCTGCTGGGGATCCGGGCGCGGGAGGGGCGGGCGGGGGCCGCGGGGGCCTACGTGCTGCCTGCGCAGGCGGAAACGGAGGAGCGCGCCGCCTCCGTTTCCGACACCGATGGGCTTGTGCCGGAAACGGAGGAGATACGGCGGCCCGAGACGCGCGAGTCCTCCCTTCCCCGCGGACACGCCGAACCGGCGGAGGGCGCCGCCTCCGTTTCCGGCACGGCAGGAGGCGGTCGGCGGTCGCGCATGGGCGCCGACATCGCCGAGGGGCTTCGGGTCGTCTTCCACACTCGGGTGCTGCGGGCGACGGCGGTCGCCAGTGCGGTGAGCAACTTCGCGTTCGCGGTGGCGTCGGCGGTGAACATCGTGTTCCTGTCGCGGACGCTCGGGCTGCCTCCCGCGGTCATCGGCGTCGTCATCGCGGTCGGGTCGGTGACGGTCATGATCGGCGCGGCCTTCACCACGCGGCTCGCCGGCGCGGTGGGGTCCGCGCGGATCATCTGGCTGTCGCTGGCGGTCACGACTCCGCTGTCGCTGGCGACTGCGTTCGCGCAGCCGGGATGGTGGACGCTGCTGGTGGTCGTCGGGATCGCCGCCGGGGAACTCGGGCAGATCGTGTACGCGATCACGAACGTCAGCCTCCGCCAGCAGATCGTCCCCGACCGCCTGCTCGGACGCGTGAATGCCACCATGCAGGTCGTCGTGATGGGCTTGTTCCCGCTCGGCGCGATCATCGGCGGGGTGCTGGGCGAGGTCATCGGGGCGCGCTGGACCGTGCTGGCGGCGGGGGTGCTGCTGCTGTGCTGCCCGATCCTCCTGGGGAAGGCGCTGCGCGGCGCGCGGGATGTGGAGGATGTGGTGGAGGTCGCGGCGGGCTGA
- a CDS encoding ABC transporter substrate-binding protein: MNKRHTALATLAITASVALLAGCSSSGGGSSNADFSKDAKGQLNAWGFDNADEVGTSRLDYAKKQLSDVQIKIDQTPFDAQKFTTRVAGGNVPDVVQMDRQFVATYAAQGLIMPLDQCYSVHDVDPKSAYYQSVVDDITLGGKIYAVPQFYQPPAIITNERVMKAAGVTDADIDTSKPETLIAAIKKMYKASGDNPSTLGFDPQASGQAGLWLLAYGGQIIDKDGKPTLDDSKNEKGLEVLKQIADAQGGYAKMKSFTDSFDFFGENNQYVKDQVGAEVNAQWYVNVLTPFVDKVDIGAVPFKDSSGQPFTVASGTSFVIPTGAKNKDAACAWALDLTSKDAWMAAGAARAKTISSTPGAINTGLFTGSPEADKAIRDQYVKPSGNAGFDKAISTYYDVVGSGKSFGASPAGQQIQTELQNAIQSYLLGNKSASKALQDAQTAAQKAYDQAAKSKK; this comes from the coding sequence ATGAACAAGAGGCACACCGCCCTCGCCACGCTGGCGATCACAGCGTCGGTGGCGCTCCTCGCCGGCTGCAGCTCCAGCGGCGGCGGCTCGTCCAACGCTGACTTCTCCAAAGACGCCAAGGGCCAGCTCAACGCGTGGGGCTTCGACAACGCCGACGAGGTCGGCACGTCGCGTCTCGACTATGCGAAGAAGCAGCTCAGCGACGTCCAGATCAAGATCGACCAGACCCCGTTCGACGCTCAGAAGTTCACCACCCGCGTCGCGGGCGGCAACGTGCCGGACGTCGTCCAGATGGACCGCCAGTTCGTCGCGACCTACGCGGCCCAGGGCCTGATCATGCCGCTCGACCAGTGCTACTCGGTCCACGATGTCGACCCGAAGTCCGCCTACTACCAGTCGGTCGTCGACGACATCACGCTCGGCGGCAAGATCTACGCTGTGCCGCAGTTCTACCAGCCGCCGGCGATCATCACCAACGAGCGCGTCATGAAGGCCGCCGGTGTCACCGACGCCGACATCGACACCTCGAAGCCCGAGACGCTCATCGCCGCCATCAAGAAGATGTACAAGGCCTCCGGCGACAACCCGAGCACCCTCGGCTTCGACCCGCAGGCCAGCGGCCAGGCGGGGCTGTGGCTGCTCGCCTACGGCGGCCAGATCATCGACAAGGACGGCAAGCCGACCCTGGACGACTCGAAGAACGAGAAGGGCCTGGAGGTCCTGAAGCAGATCGCCGACGCCCAGGGCGGCTACGCGAAGATGAAGAGCTTCACCGACTCCTTCGACTTCTTCGGCGAGAACAACCAGTACGTGAAGGACCAGGTCGGCGCCGAGGTCAACGCCCAGTGGTACGTGAACGTGCTGACCCCGTTCGTCGACAAGGTGGACATCGGCGCCGTCCCGTTCAAGGACAGCAGCGGCCAGCCGTTCACCGTCGCCTCCGGCACCTCGTTCGTGATCCCGACCGGCGCCAAGAACAAGGACGCCGCCTGCGCCTGGGCCCTCGACCTGACCAGCAAGGACGCGTGGATGGCCGCCGGCGCCGCTCGTGCGAAGACGATCTCCAGCACCCCGGGCGCCATCAACACCGGGCTGTTCACGGGCTCGCCGGAGGCCGACAAGGCCATCCGCGACCAGTACGTGAAGCCGTCCGGCAACGCGGGCTTCGACAAGGCGATCTCGACCTACTACGACGTCGTCGGCAGCGGCAAGTCGTTCGGCGCCTCGCCGGCCGGCCAGCAGATCCAGACGGAGCTGCAGAACGCGATCCAGTCGTACCTCCTCGGCAACAAGTCGGCGAGCAAGGCCCTCCAGGACGCGCAGACCGCCGCCCAGAAGGCGTACGACCAGGCGGCCAAGAGCAAGAAGTAG